From Synoicihabitans lomoniglobus, the proteins below share one genomic window:
- a CDS encoding mechanosensitive ion channel family protein produces the protein MKDFWRAPLRGVIFLVAITGSTLAQDRTTSPLEPTPVSPERIAVGDVADDEQIARRLTAILQSTSWFESVAVDVRDGVVFLDGLTDSPEHLAWAEQLAQRTEDVVAVVNRMTVLERAWWDFSPALAELRLLRAKIIRSLPLIVFSVFILFLSWWGTKAVARLARTSFEGRYGSALMVAIVARLVALPIFLIGLYIVLQVAGLTSLALTLLGGTGLMGVVIGFAFRDIAENLLASILLSLRRPFRPNDLIEVTGQIGIVQRMNTRCTVLMTMDGNHVQIPNATIFKNTIINYTANPNRRSDFVVGIGYDDSITAAQELIAQMLSEHPAVLNDPEPMVLVEVLGASTVNLRIYYWFDASRYGLAKLKSSLQRLTKRKLTDANISMPDEAREVVFPQGVPINMAPPPTGSTSAVSPSIPTPDPAPPAPPPDQENYAEEPVSMDAEGHLHSEAREVQEQAATAPTPEEGEDLLR, from the coding sequence ATGAAAGATTTTTGGCGTGCTCCCCTGCGGGGCGTAATCTTCCTCGTGGCCATCACCGGTTCCACGTTGGCGCAAGATCGCACCACTTCGCCGCTGGAACCGACCCCGGTTTCGCCGGAGCGGATCGCGGTCGGCGATGTGGCCGATGATGAGCAGATCGCCCGGCGGCTGACCGCCATTCTCCAATCCACCTCGTGGTTTGAATCTGTCGCGGTGGACGTGCGCGACGGCGTGGTCTTTCTCGACGGCCTCACCGATTCCCCCGAACACTTGGCGTGGGCCGAACAGCTCGCGCAACGCACCGAGGATGTGGTGGCGGTCGTCAACCGCATGACCGTCCTGGAACGGGCGTGGTGGGACTTTTCTCCGGCGTTGGCGGAGCTCCGCCTGTTGCGAGCCAAGATTATCCGATCCCTTCCGCTCATCGTGTTCTCCGTCTTCATTCTGTTCCTGTCCTGGTGGGGCACCAAGGCGGTGGCGCGCCTGGCCCGCACCTCGTTCGAAGGTCGGTATGGCTCGGCCCTCATGGTCGCCATCGTTGCGCGACTGGTCGCACTGCCAATATTTCTCATCGGACTCTACATCGTGTTGCAGGTCGCCGGGCTCACTTCCCTGGCACTCACGTTGCTCGGCGGCACCGGATTGATGGGCGTCGTGATCGGCTTCGCGTTTCGCGACATCGCGGAGAATCTCCTCGCGAGCATTTTGCTGAGTTTGCGGCGCCCGTTTCGCCCCAACGATCTCATCGAAGTGACCGGACAAATCGGCATCGTGCAACGCATGAACACCCGCTGCACCGTGCTCATGACGATGGACGGCAACCACGTGCAGATCCCCAACGCCACCATCTTCAAAAACACCATCATCAACTACACGGCCAACCCCAACCGCCGATCGGATTTCGTGGTCGGCATCGGTTACGATGATTCCATCACAGCAGCGCAGGAGCTGATCGCGCAGATGCTCAGCGAGCACCCCGCCGTGCTGAACGATCCCGAACCCATGGTGCTCGTGGAAGTGCTCGGAGCATCCACCGTAAACCTGCGCATTTACTACTGGTTCGACGCGAGCCGCTACGGCCTGGCCAAGCTCAAGTCGTCCCTGCAACGCCTCACCAAACGGAAGCTCACCGACGCGAACATTTCGATGCCCGACGAAGCCCGCGAGGTGGTCTTCCCCCAAGGCGTCCCCATCAACATGGCGCCCCCGCCGACGGGCTCAACATCCGCCGTGTCCCCATCAATCCCAACACCTGATCCAGCACCGCCTGCCCCCCCGCCCGACCAGGAAAACTACGCCGAGGAACCAGTCTCGATGGATGCAGAAGGCCACCTCCACAGCGAAGCCCGGGAAGTCCAGGAACAAGCGGCCACCGCGCCCACTCCCGAGGAAGGCGAGGACCTCCTGCGCTGA
- the darG gene encoding type II toxin-antitoxin system antitoxin DNA ADP-ribosyl glycohydrolase DarG — protein sequence MIKPAQGNLLAAEAEALVNTVNTEGVMGKGIALQFKQAYPEMNRAYQKACAAGEVRLGEMHVHDLGGLIGGPRWIINFPTKGHWRSRSRLADVESGLLDLKAKVSALSIRSIAVPPLGCGNGGLDWNQVRPLIEATFADLPDVHVQLFAPTGAPEAAAMPIRTKRPKMTIGQAALVALMDRYLKGLLDPFVSLLEVHKLMYFLKAAGEPMPRLPFTANRYGPYAKDLRHGLVRMEGHLTRGFGEGTDNPRLPLELLPGAVEAADAFLADRSETKTRMEAVAQLIEGYEDPYGMELLSSVHWVMQHESGARESAQKAITAVHDWNDRKKHLLKPDHLEKAWVRLKTNRWDHSTTTE from the coding sequence ATGATCAAACCCGCCCAAGGAAACCTGCTCGCCGCCGAGGCCGAAGCGCTCGTCAACACCGTCAATACCGAGGGTGTCATGGGCAAGGGCATCGCGTTGCAGTTCAAGCAGGCTTACCCCGAAATGAACCGCGCCTACCAAAAAGCCTGCGCGGCGGGAGAGGTTCGACTGGGCGAGATGCACGTGCATGATCTGGGGGGGCTGATCGGCGGACCGCGTTGGATCATCAATTTCCCGACCAAGGGTCACTGGCGGTCGCGCAGCCGCTTGGCCGATGTCGAAAGCGGGTTACTTGACCTGAAAGCCAAGGTGTCTGCGTTGAGCATTCGATCGATCGCCGTGCCTCCGCTCGGCTGCGGCAATGGGGGCTTGGATTGGAACCAAGTGCGCCCGCTGATTGAAGCCACGTTTGCCGACCTACCCGACGTGCACGTTCAGCTTTTCGCCCCGACCGGAGCACCGGAAGCGGCCGCCATGCCCATCCGCACCAAGCGCCCTAAAATGACCATCGGACAGGCCGCGCTGGTCGCCTTGATGGACCGCTACTTGAAGGGCCTGCTCGATCCCTTCGTCAGCCTGTTGGAGGTGCACAAGCTCATGTATTTCTTGAAGGCCGCCGGGGAACCCATGCCCCGACTGCCTTTCACCGCCAACCGCTACGGCCCCTACGCCAAAGATCTTCGCCATGGTCTGGTGCGCATGGAAGGGCACCTCACGCGAGGCTTTGGCGAAGGAACCGACAATCCACGTTTACCCCTGGAGCTGTTGCCCGGTGCCGTGGAAGCAGCCGATGCCTTTCTCGCTGACCGCAGCGAGACCAAGACTCGCATGGAGGCCGTCGCTCAACTGATCGAAGGTTACGAAGACCCTTACGGCATGGAGCTGCTCAGTTCGGTGCATTGGGTAATGCAGCACGAGTCTGGTGCCCGCGAGTCCGCGCAAAAGGCCATCACCGCAGTGCACGACTGGAACGACCGCAAGAAACACCTCCTGAAACCCGATCACCTGGAAAAGGCCTGGGTCCGACTGAAGACCAACCGCTGGGACCACTCCACCACCACGGAGTAG
- a CDS encoding energy transducer TonB has translation MSCLLLLWGLITQPTLAESQEHRVYEPQELDVMPVPRVHTKPVYPFELRRANVTGKALIAFVVGPDGTVTSTEIVEASEPEFGEAAATAISSWRFRPGKLKGEAVSTAMRVPMVFNIVEDPPAEVAPYVDRPVSGPVVNLSDVQVQPKPVFQAKPTYPRELRVQGITDRVVVGMVIDRDGYPCRVQALRAEHYAFGEAAVAAVRQWRFSPGENGGSAVNVAMQVVIVFNITD, from the coding sequence TTGTCCTGTCTTCTATTGCTGTGGGGATTGATCACCCAGCCGACCCTGGCGGAAAGTCAGGAGCACCGCGTTTACGAGCCTCAGGAATTGGATGTGATGCCTGTGCCCCGGGTGCATACCAAGCCGGTTTATCCCTTCGAACTGCGTCGGGCGAATGTCACGGGGAAGGCGCTCATCGCTTTCGTGGTGGGCCCGGACGGAACGGTCACGAGCACTGAAATCGTGGAAGCGTCAGAACCTGAATTTGGCGAAGCGGCGGCTACAGCGATTTCCTCATGGCGGTTCCGTCCGGGGAAACTCAAGGGCGAGGCGGTGAGCACGGCGATGCGGGTGCCGATGGTTTTTAATATTGTGGAAGATCCCCCGGCGGAGGTCGCACCGTATGTGGATCGGCCGGTGTCCGGGCCGGTGGTGAACCTGTCCGACGTGCAAGTTCAGCCGAAGCCGGTTTTCCAAGCCAAACCTACCTACCCCCGGGAGCTGCGCGTGCAGGGCATCACTGACCGGGTGGTGGTGGGCATGGTCATCGATCGCGACGGTTACCCCTGCCGGGTGCAGGCGTTGCGAGCTGAGCACTATGCGTTTGGAGAGGCGGCGGTGGCGGCCGTGCGCCAATGGCGATTTAGTCCGGGTGAAAATGGCGGCAGCGCGGTGAATGTCGCGATGCAGGTCGTGATCGTGTTCAACATCACGGATTGA
- a CDS encoding DUF5069 domain-containing protein, producing the protein MATFIPLISSGTAGPLGVLHLPRLWLKASLEANGKLDARYPGAGQGYDQMTIDALGLSRDALLAHIAEAKPTYPQFEAWVKAQPGVKLDADTIAAHNASVIGYHHDDETRQGILASNNLPDDGTILDAVHLNDLDSWQELHEAELK; encoded by the coding sequence ATGGCTACCTTCATTCCTCTTATCAGCTCCGGCACCGCCGGGCCCCTCGGTGTTCTTCACCTTCCTCGTCTTTGGCTCAAGGCCTCGCTCGAAGCCAACGGCAAACTCGACGCTCGCTATCCCGGTGCCGGACAAGGCTACGACCAAATGACGATCGACGCGCTCGGTCTGTCTCGCGACGCCCTGCTCGCCCACATCGCAGAAGCCAAGCCCACCTACCCGCAGTTTGAAGCCTGGGTAAAAGCTCAACCCGGCGTGAAACTCGATGCCGACACCATCGCCGCCCACAACGCGTCGGTCATCGGCTACCACCACGACGACGAAACCCGGCAAGGCATCCTCGCCAGCAACAACCTACCCGACGACGGCACCATCCTCGACGCCGTGCACCTGAACGACCTCGACAGCTGGCAGGAGTTGCACGAAGCCGAGCTCAAATAG
- a CDS encoding DUF1206 domain-containing protein, producing MENIKPWISIIARIGFGAKGTVHALVGLLAMTLAIGYTTKAEDMRGTLEEVSQQAFGSILLVILAIGLLSFGLWKAVQSAWDPEQISTDWMGWGVRALAGLSALLHFTIAWKTLSLGLGWGGGGQDGDEAVQSWTQQLLTMPAGRWLVIFAATIVAGVAVSQVVRLIRGRFMDMFEDNEKEMGKNQLVKTAARAGFVARTIVVILVAWFLWRAGVTADAEKAGGMAKALATLLEQPFGPWLVGATALGLFAEGVYIWLMVPYREIKIRRDTTEFRKTWRRVIND from the coding sequence ATGGAAAACATTAAACCTTGGATATCAATCATCGCTCGCATTGGCTTTGGCGCCAAGGGCACCGTGCATGCATTGGTCGGACTGTTGGCGATGACCTTGGCGATCGGCTACACCACCAAGGCGGAAGACATGCGAGGCACCTTGGAGGAAGTTTCCCAGCAAGCGTTCGGCTCCATCCTATTGGTGATTCTGGCCATCGGTCTCCTGAGTTTCGGTCTTTGGAAAGCGGTGCAAAGCGCGTGGGATCCCGAGCAAATCAGCACGGATTGGATGGGTTGGGGCGTGCGGGCACTGGCAGGCTTGAGTGCATTGCTGCATTTCACGATTGCTTGGAAAACCCTTTCGCTGGGTCTCGGTTGGGGCGGCGGCGGACAGGACGGCGACGAGGCCGTGCAATCGTGGACCCAGCAACTGCTGACCATGCCCGCCGGTCGCTGGCTGGTGATTTTCGCCGCGACGATCGTGGCGGGCGTCGCGGTGTCACAAGTCGTGCGGCTGATCCGTGGCCGCTTCATGGACATGTTTGAGGACAACGAGAAAGAAATGGGCAAAAACCAATTGGTGAAGACAGCGGCCCGCGCCGGATTCGTCGCGAGGACGATCGTCGTCATCCTCGTCGCTTGGTTTCTCTGGCGCGCCGGTGTTACCGCCGATGCTGAAAAAGCCGGCGGCATGGCCAAAGCCCTGGCCACGTTGCTGGAGCAACCGTTCGGACCGTGGCTGGTCGGCGCCACCGCCCTCGGCCTCTTTGCCGAAGGCGTCTATATCTGGCTCATGGTCCCCTACCGCGAAATCAAGATCCGTCGCGACACCACCGAGTTCCGGAAAACATGGCGCCGCGTGATCAACGACTAA
- the darT gene encoding type II toxin-antitoxin system toxin DNA ADP-ribosyl transferase DarT has protein sequence MFTDAESTLVYHITDVANLPSILNDGRLISDAAMEQHDPNIVIGYDHIKLRRLREIHVPCCDERFVGEFVPFYFCPRSPMLFTINKGNVPNRPAGCQRSIVHLVSTLQRMIDLDQRWAVSSGNAGAFHTTFDDQLMAVNMLDWEAIQAISWSGRGHQKSAELLVADFVPWSAFHQIGCYNSAIAGQVTELLADIEHRPTIRVERDWYYA, from the coding sequence ATGTTCACCGATGCTGAGTCGACGTTGGTCTACCACATCACCGATGTGGCCAATCTGCCGAGCATTCTGAACGACGGTCGCCTCATCTCGGACGCCGCAATGGAGCAGCATGACCCCAACATCGTCATTGGCTACGATCACATCAAACTTCGGCGCCTCCGGGAGATTCATGTCCCATGCTGCGACGAGCGTTTCGTCGGCGAGTTCGTGCCCTTCTATTTCTGTCCACGTTCGCCGATGCTGTTCACCATTAACAAGGGCAACGTGCCCAACCGGCCTGCCGGTTGCCAGCGTTCGATTGTTCACTTGGTCAGCACGCTCCAACGTATGATCGACCTTGACCAGCGATGGGCTGTGAGCAGCGGCAACGCGGGCGCATTTCACACCACATTCGACGATCAACTCATGGCCGTGAACATGCTGGATTGGGAAGCCATCCAAGCGATTTCGTGGTCCGGGCGGGGCCACCAAAAGTCAGCCGAGCTGTTGGTGGCCGACTTCGTGCCGTGGTCTGCCTTCCATCAGATTGGTTGCTATAATTCGGCGATTGCCGGCCAAGTGACGGAGCTTTTGGCTGATATCGAACACCGGCCCACCATTCGCGTCGAACGCGATTGGTATTACGCGTAA
- a CDS encoding acetylxylan esterase yields MLRRLVTPCLALLLVSVGALRAQTISITPDDASGTYEPGEVIRWEVTVTNAASLARPTYTIKTGGLDTVASGDLSLTDGRATIESSLDTPGWLLLEVTGTGSGNAAVNAFGGAVVALENIVRADERPADFDAFWDGKLAELATVPINAVETPGTSDRAGVDYSTVTLDVLGDDQVQGQLARPSTGDTFPALLIVQWAGVYSLQKSWATSRAAQGWLVLNTQAHDVTPIESDAFYQALNDGELSGYWRIGNEDRETSYFLRMYLACHRAAEYLANRPDWDGRTLVVMGASQGGLQAIVTAGLHPQVTAALGEVPAGSDQAGLEAGRVPGWPQWAWQAWDRDLDKVMETARYFDVTNFAARIKAPVLMGAGLLDDVVPPSSVFTTHELLTGAKQLVVMPLADHQDNHGPYYAVQERWLDDAKAGREPVITVQPQPVTARTGESVFFSVAAGQAEALGYQWFKDGEAIGGATGSAVSVAGVTAADAGSYVVRVTSPGGAVTSTAAALTLAPSVEAGDGPHLANISTRCYVGTGSAIGVAGFVLERETTVLIRGIGPSLTAFQVDGALQRPVLRLFDGDREQIAENQGWKSDPAAEAELVAAMQRLGAFAPSSDDDSILRVTLPAGLYSAQVSGAGSTTGNALIEVYAEPDDAGDDFLNLSSRCYVGTGASVAVAGLVLREESTVVIRAAGPSLGAFGVEGTLRKPLLTLYDRDGVVIARNFGWAHNPMAAKNALAEQMHRMGAFAFSSPDDSALVITLPAGPYTAEIAGVNATAGNGLVEIYLVR; encoded by the coding sequence ATGTTACGTCGATTGGTCACCCCCTGTCTTGCTCTCCTCCTTGTTTCGGTCGGGGCGTTGCGCGCTCAAACCATCTCGATCACGCCGGACGACGCGAGTGGCACTTATGAGCCGGGTGAGGTGATTCGTTGGGAGGTCACCGTCACCAACGCGGCCAGTCTTGCCCGTCCCACCTATACGATTAAAACCGGCGGGCTGGATACCGTGGCCTCCGGTGATCTTTCGCTGACCGACGGCCGCGCTACAATCGAGAGTTCTCTGGATACGCCGGGTTGGTTGCTGCTGGAGGTGACCGGCACGGGGTCGGGCAACGCGGCCGTCAATGCGTTTGGTGGCGCGGTGGTGGCGTTGGAAAACATCGTGCGCGCCGATGAGCGTCCGGCGGACTTCGATGCGTTTTGGGATGGCAAACTCGCCGAGCTGGCGACGGTGCCCATCAATGCGGTCGAGACGCCCGGGACCTCGGATCGTGCCGGCGTGGATTACTCGACCGTCACTCTCGACGTCCTCGGCGATGACCAGGTGCAGGGGCAACTGGCTCGACCGTCGACCGGCGATACGTTTCCGGCGTTGTTGATCGTGCAGTGGGCGGGCGTTTACAGCCTGCAAAAAAGTTGGGCCACGTCGCGCGCCGCGCAGGGTTGGTTGGTGCTCAACACGCAGGCGCACGATGTGACGCCGATTGAGTCGGATGCATTTTACCAGGCGCTCAACGACGGTGAACTCAGCGGCTATTGGCGGATCGGCAACGAGGACCGTGAGACGAGCTATTTCCTGCGCATGTATCTGGCTTGTCATCGCGCGGCCGAATACCTCGCGAACCGACCCGATTGGGATGGGCGCACGCTTGTTGTCATGGGCGCGAGTCAGGGCGGACTGCAGGCCATCGTGACGGCGGGGTTGCATCCGCAGGTGACGGCGGCGTTGGGCGAAGTGCCGGCGGGTTCCGATCAGGCCGGGCTGGAGGCGGGACGGGTTCCGGGGTGGCCGCAGTGGGCCTGGCAGGCGTGGGACCGGGACTTGGACAAAGTTATGGAGACGGCGCGTTATTTTGATGTGACCAATTTTGCGGCCCGCATCAAAGCGCCCGTGCTCATGGGCGCGGGGTTGCTCGATGATGTCGTGCCGCCATCGAGCGTGTTCACGACGCACGAGCTGCTCACGGGGGCGAAGCAGCTCGTCGTGATGCCGTTGGCGGATCATCAGGATAATCATGGCCCGTATTACGCCGTGCAGGAGCGTTGGCTCGATGATGCCAAAGCGGGTCGCGAACCGGTCATCACGGTGCAGCCTCAGCCCGTGACCGCCCGGACGGGTGAGTCGGTCTTTTTCTCCGTCGCGGCCGGTCAAGCCGAGGCGCTCGGTTATCAATGGTTCAAGGATGGCGAGGCGATTGGCGGAGCGACGGGGAGCGCGGTTTCCGTGGCGGGTGTTACCGCGGCGGATGCGGGCAGCTACGTCGTGCGAGTGACCAGCCCCGGGGGCGCGGTAACGAGCACGGCCGCCGCGCTGACGCTGGCCCCTTCGGTCGAGGCGGGCGACGGACCTCATTTGGCCAACATTTCGACGCGTTGCTACGTGGGCACGGGCAGCGCGATCGGGGTGGCGGGATTTGTGTTGGAGCGCGAGACAACGGTGTTGATCCGCGGCATCGGACCCTCATTGACGGCGTTTCAAGTCGACGGCGCACTGCAGCGGCCGGTGTTGCGTTTGTTCGATGGAGATCGTGAGCAAATCGCCGAGAACCAAGGTTGGAAATCCGACCCGGCAGCCGAGGCCGAACTCGTGGCGGCGATGCAACGTCTGGGGGCTTTTGCGCCGTCTTCGGATGATGATTCCATCCTGCGCGTCACGTTGCCCGCTGGCCTTTATTCGGCGCAGGTCAGTGGTGCCGGGTCGACCACCGGCAATGCGTTGATCGAGGTGTATGCCGAGCCTGATGACGCCGGGGACGATTTTCTCAATCTGTCCTCGCGGTGTTATGTCGGCACCGGCGCGAGCGTGGCGGTGGCAGGACTCGTCCTGCGTGAAGAGAGCACCGTGGTCATCCGCGCCGCCGGACCCTCGTTGGGGGCGTTTGGGGTGGAGGGCACGCTGCGCAAACCGTTGCTCACGCTCTACGATCGTGACGGCGTGGTCATCGCCCGGAATTTTGGTTGGGCGCACAATCCGATGGCTGCCAAAAATGCATTGGCGGAGCAAATGCACCGCATGGGAGCTTTCGCATTTTCGTCACCCGACGACTCGGCCCTCGTGATCACGTTGCCGGCCGGACCGTATACGGCGGAGATCGCGGGCGTAAACGCCACCGCGGGCAACGGCCTGGTGGAAATCTACCTCGTGCGTTGA
- a CDS encoding AI-2E family transporter, producing MPSVLSTKAGHRLVSLATFVLVVAVLHWGREVILPLALAGLIVFLLTPLVVRFHRFGMPKALAIISAVLIAFSVLATVGGFVVWQLADLVAELPKYERNIHEKVVTLREVRGPRAWQRTMEMVQEYSSELQGVDAGRSRSTASSDGPQPVPVEVHTRKPSSFNVLRSLASPLIGVLATAGIVVVFVVAMLFQREDLRDRFIQVVSAGRINLTTQALDDAARRVSRYLFLQLLVNATYGIPIGIGLYFIGIPNAMLWGLLATLLRFIPFLGPWIAALFPVVLAVAVDAGFSKLIATLLLFLVMELLSNNVIEIMVYRSGTGISNLALLVAAVFWTWLWGPVGLFLSTPLTACILVLGKHVPSLRLLSTLLGSEPVLKPAAQFYQRMLSMDSDEMDDRAADYIAQHSLLEFFRDVLAPALLLAEEDRHRGALAEVRQRFILRSVRELIADLEHRRIGNGDAAADSVKWPVSARILIVPAGDDADELVALMFAVLLRHRGFEAEVTAVSHSRDELSRQLEEFRPELVLVSALPPHAASQAARTCRFLASLLDSTPIVAGVWLKSAAHELLRERMEGHELAAIVSRLDEALEEIRRQVERQRTASPFTAPAHERSSDVAPLSLLEIEPAAWVDVVTRDLAGVFEVPLSLVAIIDLKASFWPEEVTADIAKVPEGDIYSPLSPRFQLEPGEDLLVVEDLASSAAFNTRNFTSERGIKFYVGVVLRTSRGESVGAICIVDTKKRSITEVERLTLVSRARELADAADRLKARDHVTDPESS from the coding sequence ATGCCATCGGTGCTTTCAACCAAGGCCGGTCATCGGCTGGTTTCGCTCGCTACTTTCGTATTGGTGGTGGCGGTCCTGCATTGGGGGCGCGAGGTGATCCTGCCGCTGGCGTTGGCCGGGTTGATCGTGTTTTTGCTGACGCCGTTGGTCGTGCGTTTTCATCGGTTCGGAATGCCCAAGGCGTTGGCGATCATCTCGGCGGTGCTGATCGCCTTTTCGGTGTTGGCAACGGTCGGCGGTTTCGTCGTTTGGCAATTGGCGGACCTCGTGGCGGAGTTGCCCAAATACGAACGCAACATTCACGAGAAAGTAGTGACGCTGCGCGAGGTGAGAGGACCACGGGCCTGGCAACGCACGATGGAAATGGTTCAGGAATATTCTTCTGAACTGCAGGGAGTAGACGCCGGTCGGTCACGATCGACCGCCAGTTCTGATGGGCCTCAACCCGTGCCGGTCGAGGTGCATACCCGGAAGCCGTCCTCATTCAACGTGCTCCGCAGTTTGGCGTCTCCGCTAATCGGGGTATTGGCGACGGCGGGTATCGTGGTCGTCTTCGTGGTGGCGATGTTGTTTCAGCGCGAGGATCTTCGCGATCGCTTTATCCAGGTGGTGAGTGCCGGTCGGATAAATCTCACCACGCAGGCGCTCGACGATGCCGCGCGCCGGGTGTCGCGATACCTTTTCCTGCAACTTTTGGTGAATGCCACCTATGGTATTCCGATCGGGATCGGACTCTACTTCATTGGTATTCCCAACGCCATGTTGTGGGGATTGCTGGCGACGTTGCTGCGCTTCATTCCCTTCCTCGGGCCCTGGATCGCCGCGCTGTTTCCGGTGGTGTTGGCGGTGGCGGTTGACGCGGGATTCAGCAAACTCATCGCGACGTTGCTCCTCTTCCTGGTGATGGAGCTGCTGAGCAACAACGTCATCGAGATAATGGTTTATCGCTCCGGAACCGGAATATCGAATTTAGCGCTCCTGGTGGCGGCGGTCTTTTGGACGTGGTTGTGGGGGCCCGTGGGTCTGTTTCTTTCCACGCCGCTCACCGCTTGCATTCTCGTGTTGGGCAAACACGTGCCGAGCCTCCGGTTGCTGAGCACGCTGCTCGGCAGCGAACCGGTGTTGAAGCCGGCCGCGCAGTTTTATCAGCGCATGCTTTCCATGGACAGTGATGAGATGGACGATCGGGCGGCCGACTACATTGCCCAGCATTCGTTGTTGGAGTTCTTTCGAGACGTATTGGCTCCGGCACTACTATTGGCGGAGGAAGATCGGCATCGCGGTGCCTTGGCCGAGGTGCGGCAACGGTTTATTCTGCGGTCCGTGCGGGAACTGATTGCGGATCTTGAGCACCGGCGGATCGGGAATGGAGACGCTGCGGCCGATAGCGTGAAGTGGCCGGTATCGGCCCGGATTCTGATTGTTCCGGCGGGGGACGATGCGGATGAATTGGTGGCGTTGATGTTTGCGGTGTTGCTGCGCCATCGGGGCTTTGAGGCTGAAGTGACCGCGGTTTCACACTCGCGGGATGAGCTGAGCCGTCAGTTGGAGGAATTTCGACCTGAGCTGGTGTTGGTTTCCGCATTGCCTCCTCATGCCGCGAGTCAGGCGGCGCGCACCTGTCGGTTTCTCGCTTCGTTGTTGGATTCGACGCCGATTGTGGCGGGGGTGTGGCTCAAGTCGGCGGCGCACGAACTTTTGCGGGAACGCATGGAAGGACACGAATTGGCGGCGATCGTCTCCCGGCTGGATGAGGCCCTCGAAGAAATACGGCGACAGGTGGAGCGGCAGCGCACGGCCTCGCCGTTCACCGCTCCGGCCCATGAACGCAGTAGTGATGTCGCGCCACTTTCCCTTTTGGAAATCGAGCCTGCGGCTTGGGTCGACGTTGTCACGCGCGACCTTGCCGGCGTGTTCGAGGTGCCACTTTCGCTCGTGGCGATCATCGACTTGAAAGCCAGCTTTTGGCCGGAAGAGGTCACGGCTGACATCGCTAAGGTGCCGGAGGGAGACATTTACTCGCCGCTATCACCGCGTTTTCAGCTGGAGCCGGGGGAGGATCTCCTGGTGGTCGAAGATCTTGCGAGTAGCGCGGCGTTCAACACGCGAAACTTTACCAGCGAACGAGGTATTAAGTTTTACGTGGGCGTGGTGCTGCGCACCTCGCGCGGTGAAAGTGTTGGCGCGATTTGCATCGTCGATACCAAGAAGCGTTCGATCACCGAAGTGGAACGTCTGACACTCGTCAGCCGCGCGCGCGAACTAGCGGACGCGGCTGATCGACTCAAAGCACGTGATCATGTCACTGATCCCGAATCTTCATGA